Genomic segment of Alligator mississippiensis isolate rAllMis1 chromosome 6, rAllMis1, whole genome shotgun sequence:
CCTGCTAACAGGTACAGATTTACTTCTCTTCTTAAGAGGCCTGGGGAAACTAACAGATGGGTCCCTGTCTGCTCTGATAACATGCATGCATTACTTGTTTTAGGCTTGTGACAAAACCACAAATAACTGATGTGaccaaatacattatttttaaagtcCACTGTAATTAACTCAATTTTGGCTGCCTCACTTATGAACATTATATTGCAACATTAGGAGGAGTTAATTTTTAATGCTCTCCTTACATAATTCTGTAGGTAGACATCTCCCACTTTCTTGGCAGAACATGTTTAAGTATCCTAAATTTTGCAGGTCAGTAAGGAATCACTGCCCAGAAACAAAGCTAAATCAGTGGATCACCATCATAGTTGaggaagatttaaaataaaactgtccTTTGAACAACCTATAAATGCTTTTTTGATTTTCTATTTCAAGTATACTTCTGAAAGACATACTTACTCTTCTCATTTGGTCCAGAGTAATAACAGAAGATGTCCACAAGGATTTCAGCAAATCCAGCATCATTTTAAAGGTCTTTTCCCCAGTTGACTCCAAAACCATTACAACTGTCTAAAATAAATCAAGTATTTAACCAATGCTGAACATACATCTTGTAAACATGACAAATGAGAAATACTATGAACAAAGAACTATGCAGCTTCCACGGCAATACATCCGGCTGTCAAAAGTACTTTGTGTCTTATCAATGAAAGGTATGATGGAAAGAGTCTTTGGATAAGGATACAAGGCATGAAAACCTACCATAGGTATTTGTTATAGGCCACCAAAATGGAAGAAGAAATAACAAAGTTTCTGTACTATTTCTAGAGGTGCTATAAACCACATAACCCCAAATTCATGCATCAGTTAGAGCAGCATTACAGATAGCTGTTTTCTGAAACTACACATGCTAGACACCTGTATGAAGAATTAAAATCTACTAGTATATGAAGGGTGTGACAAGACCAAAACTGAGGAACTGTTTAGACAATTCCTTGAACaagtttataaaaagaaaatttagTGTGAATAATCAGTATTATGATCTCTCAAAAttggaggaagcagcagggaagcATTTAAAACTATACCACATAAACTAGGAACTATACTAGAAAACAATTCTCCACTGACAAAGGATCATTTGTATCGTCTAAGAGAAATGGTAGACACCGATTAAAACAGCAACCCATTTGTCTGAAGTCTGGTGCAATAGCTCATGGCTCTGACACCAAGGATGTCTTGATTTAGCAGAACTGAAGCATTTTCTTGCTATTCTCCCATAGCAAGAAAGCCACGTACAAAAATATACAACTATCCAATAACTGACCCATTCTTGAGGTGAATCACTTAAAAGTTCCTGAATGCACAAACCCAAGTCAAAAAGCACAAGTTTTACTTGGAGAAATTTAGATATTCTAACAACATCAGAACTTAGGAGATGAACAACAAATTCTACTTATGCCATCTGCATGccttcatcaaaaaaaaaaaagccagcccGCCTTTATTATGCATAATCAAAAGTATTCTGATTTCTGTCTTACTTCGTACACAAGTTCATGGTGAAAGTGGGGTACTTCTAGTTCTTGAAGGCAACGTTCGGCTTCAGATACGTCTCCAGAAAGCAAATATTCCTTCAGCAACATATCAATctattgaaataaataaataaataaatgcctgCAACTATGAGGAATAATTTAACAAGTTGATAATTCATTAGTCAATTGCATCATCTGGCAAAAAGTTACTCTCTCACACTGCAACTATTATTTTGATAAAAAATAATCTTAAGCTGTAAGGACTTTACAGCATGTTGATGTTGTATATGATAACCATGCATATACAAATGTGAAATGCTGTTTAATAGGTTCGAGTAGTCATACCCATGTTAAGATGTCCAAAATTCAAGTTTGTTACtcaccccccaccaccaagtcctgTCCACCTCATTCATTTTTCATTACTTGTGGCAGTATTAGCATCCTCTAGGCAAGTCTGATTTATAACCTGAAAATGATAGGCTCCTTTCTTTAAATTCCATATTGATATCTAAAACAGTACTTCCCAAACTGTGGTTGGTGAACTACCGCAGgctccctgcaccctcttttcTGTTAAAAAGTTTGATGTTAAGTGTGCATAGCCATTTGTGAGAAAAGTGAGGGTTAACAATAAACTGGCTATCCAAAAACTATTTGGGATCTGCTGACCTACAGCATATCCAAAGCTTGCTCCCTATCCTAATACAGTGAGTTATTACATTGTTTTAACTAATACCGTTTGAAAACCCACCTTCATCCACAAGGCCAAAAGGAATATTCATTAAAATACTGACATTCTCTCCCTTTGAATTCCTCAAGGCTTCTCATCTTGAATGAGCTTACCTTATTTAGATGGTAAACTTATAAAACTGCAGTTGCACCTCTGCATTCATTCACTACATAAAATATACATGCATGCTTTTATGCCAGCACCGAACAATATCAGAGAAGGCAGCTATTTCAACTAATGCAATGCTCAATAGCTGTTGTTTAAATTAGACACATGCACTTCAAAATAGTAAAACACCATTTAGTCGCAAAGTAAAATATGCTTCTTTCCTCCATGCTAATAAATCAGTATAAGCTTAGGTAGACAATATAGGCAGAACACACCCCAGTAGGAAACAGTTTTGTATGGATTTGTTACCTCTTTAACGAGATGTTTTACAGATTGCTGTCCACCTCCTGATCCCCACACGTTGTCTATACGCTTTCCACCCTTTGTCACACTCAACAACACAGTAGCTCGGTCCAATGCAGCTCTATAAAGCAAAGGTGGCAGAGAAAAAGATCACACGAGAGAGAAAGGAACATATAGACAACATTTGGTTCTCTAAACCTTCTTTGAATACTAAATGCAGTACCCTCTCAACATCAGGGACAACTTAGAGCACATACTCCCACATCCTGTCAGGAAAGGTTTCACAAGATAGATGGGGCAATCCCACCGCACAGATGGCTTCATGAAGTGGCTGTAGGTCTCACTCCACAGAAAAAGACATCAACCCACCATGCGTATATAGCAGCACATATGCCATTCCTGCTTAGATGGGTTGCTCACACTAAAATCAGTCAGCCCCAAGACAAGGGCTCTGCAGGACACTTCACATTAACCATCTGGGAACTGGCATTCATCAGGAAACATCCCTGAGATCTTTTCTCCACCAACTTTCCTCTTTCAGCTGCAGCGTATTCAGGCCAGGCCATGCAGCAGCGGCAGGCTACTGAAGTTCTCAAGGCAGGGCCTGAAACATTCCCCTCTAACGGGAATCCAATCGTGTCCTCTGCAGAGTAGTACAGAACCTGGAAACCTTAATATCCAGCTGACAGCTGGGCATGTAAACCTTCAAAAGGTGTTGCTAAGCCCAGATCACCTCGATGTGGGTGAATGGTTTCTCCACTAGAAGTATTTCTCATGTTTGAGTCAATATAGTTCAGGAACCTCTTTGAGGCCCAGCAACACAAAGTACTTCAGTGGAGAGGCAAAAACCAAATGTTTCCAGTGATATGGGAATTGGAGAACCTTCCCAGTATACtgacaagcaggaggaactggctgtgaaaaaaaccccaaaaacctagATCCAGCTGAACTACCATGTACCCAATTTAGGGCTACCCCCCCTCTTTGTAAGCACCTGGGGGAGCATTAATCTATTCAGCATTAATGAATTAACCAAACATTAGTTAAACCTGGTTTAATTGCCCAAGAGTCAAGTCAACTAAACACTAAATAATATACTTTATCCCAAGACTTAGGTTTAGTCACTTCAGGTTTCGTGACAGACTCCCTctggtagcattttttttttggaataaaaataaaagtggcCACACCTAGTTTACTTTAAAACCCTAAATTACTGGTGTGCCTGGGTCAGCATTTGGAAATGAAAATTATAACTATAAAAAGCAAAATCGCTTACCGAGCTTGGACACAATCCACAGTGCCTTTGTAGCCATCTATGTAAGTATTGCTTAAAATCCCATCTCCAACAGCTCTTGCAATAAACTGGCCTACCAACTGTGagagaaaataaacatttctaaTGCATATGTAGTTTCACAGGACCTTGAAGTGCAAGTTGTTTAGTTACTCATGCTttacttaaatatttttcctactttacttttttttaatgaaacatctCAAATGAAAGAGAAAGAGTTTTGGGAGCTAGCAAGGAAAGTAGAAAGAGAAATAAGTTTACAGTCCAGactaacattttaaatatagtgTGCTTTTATTTCATTATTCCATTTAATTTCAGACCATTGAACTGATCATCATCAACTGtggattttaaaagaaagattttgCCTCTTGTACAACCCGTTACGTGCATACCTGCGGTGCTCTGGGCGAATCCAGCGCCAGTTCAGGTAGCTCTTGAAGAAGTCTATCAAATGATTTTTCAACATCAGTTTTGCTGACTACTGTTCCACAAAGGTCAGACAGCAGCTTAGATGTCATTTCCCTGTGACTAGCCTTCCCTTCCAGTGCCAGTGACACTGCCAATACTGGCACACTACATTTCATTTCACCAAGATGTAAATCCTTCAGCATCTCCTAAATCCaagttgaaaaaaatatttcaattgtTTTGCACTAGAATTAAAGCTATATATGTATTGCTACAAGAACAGAAGGATTTTTTGGGCACCTTAACTGCACGTTCATATCAACACCTCCATAATCTCAAATCTCATCTCCAGCTCGTTGTGGTTCGCATGCAAgttacagtattttaaaaaatgcaagctGTCTGACATACCGCAACTTCATTAGTATCTCCATGTTCAAAATATTCCTGTATAATTGGTGTTAACGTTTTTTCAAATGCTCTTTCATCCAGGGGTAGAACAACCGTTTCATAGACACAATTCTCCTgtttaaaacagaacaaaaccaaaaacttgacATCCTTCTCTGAAAACTGCTCTCTCCTCCCCAGTAGCAAGCCAGCCTGTTTTCCCCTCAAGTCCCAGGCACCTGCATGGCCAGACAGGCACAAGCATGTAAAAACCTGCAAGGAGGAGAGGACAAGCCCTCTATTTTCAGCATGTCTGTCAGCTTCAGGCATTTCGAggggggggaataaaaaaaaaaaaaaaaatcacacagcaaGACATCCTGAGCACCAGGGTGTAACAGTATAAACACAATATTAAAAACCAGGCCTCTAACAAAGCTAGTGCTTCCTCCACCTCATTGTTTCCTCATGGACTGGCATATTAATTATTCAGCACATAATATTCCATAAATTCAGGTAGAGACTGGTAATAAAATGGGTTGAAACAGCAAACCAGTTAGCCAACAAAGCCTCCTACTAGTGCTAATTCAGGACAGTAGATGTACAGGACAGAACTTGTTAGCTTTCCAAAAAGCAGTTATCCTGGACTCTCATAATTAGTCAATCCCAAAGCAATCAAGGGGAAAGAGTGCATTTTGGAAAATACGTAATGCTGCCTGAtgtggaagggaaagaagaaacaaGCTGGAAGGGAAGCTACATCTGAAAGTGGGCATTTGAGTAGTGAAGAACTGAGCCCTTCTCTCCGTTCCCAATTTTACAAGACACCACAGTACTCGTCTTTTCAATACCTCTTTTTAGTTAGTAAAACATATCCCCTCGAGTTCTGGCATACAAAGTAGACAGTGGTATAAAGTGTTAGGAGAATCCCCCAATTTCCACTGTCAGACCCATTCTCTTACAAAGCGGATCATAAAGATGGATTTCCTAGTTCTAATGTACTTACCACACTGACGAAGTAAAGTCTTGCAACCTGGCATCTGATTTTATCATGgtttacacacaaacacacacacagtttgtACAATTAATACGTTTGCCTTGTGTCTTCAAAACTATGAACAGAGGGTGGGGAAAAAGCTGCAGACAGACTTAAGCAGAAAGCTGCTACTGGCTTTGAACTTGCATCCACCTACTATTTTGTATGCGACTATGAAGTTAATAGGCAtcttaggcccctggcatatGTTCATTTAAAAGGTACCAAGGGATTTGATCTTTGATCTTAACACTTGcacctcctaccatgccacaATTGTGTGACAGAAGGAGCAACTTTGGAATCAGGGATCAGATTCCAATCCCACCTCTTCTATTTGCCAGGGCAGGATCCTGggctcccactgcaccagcaagttgaaaacTAGGTGCCTGCTGGTCCAGGGCTAGGGTAGACAATCAGATGACTGACAGCCCTGTCCCCCAAACctaccacatgttcaatttaaggtgccagACAAACCATCCATTAAAAGATGTTCAACATTATTATTTACCAAACAATTTTAAGGCTAGTCACCATTTTATAGCACCTTAAATTGGGTTAATCACAGtgtaaatgtaatgtgtagagggggatTTTATAAGCAGCATCAGAACTAtaaggccatgtccacacaagcagAGGTGTGTATTTGCAGTGGCACAATTAGAAGCAGCACAAATTGGTGTCACTGCTTTGTGCCGCAATGCACACCCCTGCCCGTGCATTTTGCAGCGCGACACAGTGTCCAGCCGCTCCACGTGCCGACGACACACACAACAcgactggctagggcacaagggcctcagtgcagggctaactggcaggcagccccttgctgaggcaccctgtgccccagccaggtggggagtggcacgtggagatgggggagcaggcagccctccacgcactgcagagcccctgtgctggggCGGTGTGCCTCAAgaagagggagcaggcagccctgagccAGCTGATCCTgtgtcttgaggcacactgcatgTGCCTCGGCCTGGAGGCTCCGCAGAGCAGGCCCCAGGGTGAGGCATACGGAGAGAGAGGAGCAGCCAGCCtaaggctgcctgcttccccatcttgaggcacactgcaccccagccagccagggactgGCTGGCCAGGGCACACGGTGCCTCAGTGTAGAGGATCCGCAGTGCACAGAGACAAGGGAGGAGGCAGCCCTGGACTGCCTgttcccctgtctctgcatttgtcctggcaCACACCACTTTGGCATGCTTTCGCCACTTATTTCTTCAGGTCATTTTGCTaccgggaaatcccagtagcaactTTTGCCCTGGCACTGCAAGTTATCAGCACTGCACATGCTTTAACGTGCAACACGTGCAGTTTGTGATGCTGcagaggtttgcagcaccacaagctgcatgtctggatctggccttagTGTCCAAGtactgaaaaaaagatttttcttctcCTTGTTCTCAATACCAGCGTCTCCCTCCAAAATATTGCTGCAGTATATAAAAGACCctgatgctttattgcagagACAATAAAAATACTTATAGACTTAGAGAAATTCCTCTGCATCTTTCTTCTAAAAGCCAACCAAATCAGTGTTTTATACGTATGTAACAAGCTAAAAAAAAGCCTTCTTCCTTTAATGTCAGGATCAATTATGCAGAATTAAAAAGCTTGTCCCTGCAAGCTGGTGGGCACCATAACCCTTATCTAACAGAGCGTTTAAAAATGTGAAGCACAAATATTCTCACTGAACAAATCAAGGCAACCCTAACAGGCTACACTAGCCTTTCTTCACTGTAACTGGGCCTACTTATATGCTTACAGTTAAGGATATATTTTTATGCAGGCCAGAGCATTCAACATCTCACAGGACCATGCTTCACAGCAATTAGACAACTATTTCTACCTTACACTTCCAGCGTGTACAACAAAAACTTGCTTACCTGGTCATCGTCATAGTTGGGATCTTTAACATCCACTTCCTCCACATCATACACTTGCCCAGGTGTTCCCCAAACACCTTTACCACCTGCACCACCTGGCAAAATGGGAGAcaatggagggggaggaggaagagggacaCTTAGTTTCAAGCTCCACCCAGTATTTCCATACTAGAATACCTTTGGACCCCAAATACAATTTAAGTCTTTCAATATGTGCAAAAGGCAACTGAAGGGTTTGCATAACATGATTTTCCCACCATTAGCCATTGAGGTCTGCACTACTTTGATGAGAATGCTACCACCCGAGAATGCGAGAAACACTGAAATACCTGTTAAGTTTGCACCAGCAATGTTTATGTTACTGCATGTTTATGATGGAGTACATCTCTGAACATTATAATCTACTAAGCGTCTACTATCTTAAAGAAATAGTTAATAATGCTTGGTATAATAAATGGCATACACACCAGATTCCCCTATTACCACTACCTGCAGTTCTCATCCCAGTACTACTATTATACAGAGGAGAACAGAATGGACAGTTTTAAGGGAAAATAAACTCCAATAGAAACAAAACACAACTTACACTATGGGTAGCCTCCTTAGTAGGTTACACTAACCTTTTTTGGGTagtccccttcccttcccagatcGGGATCGTCTGTCCAAAAATTTTCCTTTTGGACTAGTTGGTACAGTGACTCCACTTTTCACTGCCTCCCCATTATCGCTAACCGAGTCTCCTCTCCCAGAATCTCGAGAAGAATTTTTTCTCAAGCGTCTCTTTGCTTTAGCATTAATTTTAGCTTCATTGATGGATGATGCAGGTATCCAATTTCCATTGATCTCAGGCTTTATTTCCTGAGTGCCACCGTTTTCTTCATCACCAGAAAATGGAGTGTCACTTAAATTATCCAGGTCTCAAAAGAGAAGAGACACAGAAATACAGTTACTACTTTAAAGTTAACTTAATGAGTCAGGAAAAATGTTCATCTTGCTTAAGTGCTTCTGTTTAAAATGGAAAGCCTGAACTATAAAAGTTTAGAGTTAACAGAGAGCACCTGACCGAAGAGAAACCAAACCATTTCCATACATGTCCAAGTAGGGGAGTAAAGCTtccctttttcttccctccttgaACTACCCAAATTCTTTGACAGAGAAAGAATTGAGGCTGGGAGAGCAACTGAAGAGACAGTTTACAAACAATACAAAAAGAGGTTCTTTTATGAATGATGGAACAACTGGAATCTCCAGTAGGCATGCAAGCTGTATAGTTACAATCCCTCTGCATACTCACTTCTTCATTTAGAAGCAAACCTGTGCAATAGGCATCAAGAGCAACATTAGTATAACGCTCtagcaaaatgaaaaattcatCTTCTAAATCATCAAGATCTCCTTCAAGATAAGGAATTAAGTACAGACCAGCAGTTAAGGAAGCACTGACTTAGAACTAAGATAGCGTGAATGCTAGAAAGAATACACAGAGATTAAAACTGGAAGTTTTTGCAGGGTCTCTCCTCTCCCGTTATCTCCAGGACATCAACTAACCAAACAAGATTCTCCTCCGCAccatcaaaaataaaaatgttcaaaagaATATATTCAGACTGAaaatttcttttctacctgggagaactcttAACATCTCCgatttctcctttgcctgatgaagggcgtgtgcgcccgaaagcttgcaaagaaaaaaaaaattgcagctatttaatcggtctaataaaagatatcatctcagCCCCGAGAGTTTTGTCTGAAAAGTCAAGCGCTTGACGCACCAGTTGCTTTTGCACCTCAAAGGCAGTTCTGCATATTGAGGATTTGCAGCGTCAGGTcctttagtattattattattatttttttatacatCCTCATGTAGACCAAAATATCCACATCTGCAGACCCTTACCTACTTAGCCACTCTGGCAAAACCCATTAAAGGTAGACCTGCCCTTACACTGGTTTTTCTCCttcatctgcaaaaaaaaaaaagaggcagtcCCAAACTTGGAATTTACGTTGGGCCCATACTGCATATCTTGGATCTCTGCACACTCCATATGAAAAGACAGGTCAGTTAATTACAGAATCAAAAGGTTTCATATAGATCACACAGTTGTTTAGAATAGCCTACTGCAGTGTAATTAAGAAAACTCATCTCTCGTTTCCTTCTCCACTCTCTACCAACTAGTTTCAAATCATCTTATGTTGCTGGAAATGTATATAATCCCCTTTTCTCCATTTTGTGTATTTTAAAAGCAGCTACACATCACAATAACCAATTCTGTGAAGAATAACCTCTTACAAAACAAAATGTGCGTAAACGAGTAATTCAAAGATATGCAAAAGTACCAAAAGTATGCATTATTTCATCTTAATAATGACTGATACACCATTAAGCTGCATGTAGTTATAGTCCCTCTGCATACCCACACCTTCATTTAGAAACAAACAACCATCTATGAAATATGCACTAAGAACCAATACTAGCATAACACCCTACCAGAATGAAAATTAATCTTATAAATCAAGAGCCCCTTCAAGAGGAGGAATTTTAAGTACAAATCAGCAGTTAAGAATGCTATCTTGTAATTCTGAACAACTAAGCTTTACTTACTTTTTGGTCAAAGTCTACTGATTAGTTAAAGCATTTTCCAGTACCAAAAAACAAAGTCCTAATACAACACCTAAGTTGTAGGATCATCTATTCCAAGTTGGAAAATTCTATATCTGATCTTGCAACTTCATTGTTGCATTAATACTAGttaaattccattaaaaaagGAAATTCTGAATTCCAGTATTTAAATATGTTGCTCCATAGCCACTCCCCTTACAGTAAATAACAAAGTTAATAGATTAGTTTCTAAAAACAGAGTTATCCAGCTTTGTCACGAAGATCCTTAAAAGGATCGCTACATGATGCAATTCACAATT
This window contains:
- the PDCD4 gene encoding programmed cell death protein 4 produces the protein MEVENEQTHCVNPRDLDNLSDTPFSGDEENGGTQEIKPEINGNWIPASSINEAKINAKAKRRLRKNSSRDSGRGDSVSDNGEAVKSGVTVPTSPKGKFLDRRSRSGKGRGLPKKGGAGGKGVWGTPGQVYDVEEVDVKDPNYDDDQENCVYETVVLPLDERAFEKTLTPIIQEYFEHGDTNEVAEMLKDLHLGEMKCSVPVLAVSLALEGKASHREMTSKLLSDLCGTVVSKTDVEKSFDRLLQELPELALDSPRAPQLVGQFIARAVGDGILSNTYIDGYKGTVDCVQARAALDRATVLLSVTKGGKRIDNVWGSGGGQQSVKHLVKEIDMLLKEYLLSGDVSEAERCLQELEVPHFHHELVYETVVMVLESTGEKTFKMMLDLLKSLWTSSVITLDQMRRGYERIYREIPDINLDVPHSYSVLERFVEECFQAGIISKPLRDLCPSRGRKRFVSEGDGGRFKLESY